A section of the Carassius auratus strain Wakin unplaced genomic scaffold, ASM336829v1 scaf_tig00215695, whole genome shotgun sequence genome encodes:
- the LOC113095375 gene encoding GTPase IMAP family member 7-like, protein MADAHKVISNLRIVMLGKTGAGKSATGNTILRKKVFEEKQSFESVTKTCQREELYVQDRKILVVDTPGLFDTSLSEKQLKDEIEKCIYKSAPGPHVFLLVIRLDERFTKEQRNAVKWIQENFGEEAAHYTIILFTRADLIENPIKNIMGTDTITELVGKCADRYHVFSNKDENNESQLAELLKKIDKMVIKQGGMHYTNEMYKEAQRNIQMKKATLVGTAVFGAGAAVGGIALATATGGVALPAALIIGGAAVAAGGAKFAASRDK, encoded by the coding sequence TCATCTCAAATCTCAGGATTGTGATGCTGGGTAAAACTGGAGCTGGAAAGAGCGCAACAGGAAACACCATCCTGAGAAAAAAGGTGTTTGAAGAAAAACAATCTTTTGAatctgtcacaaaaacatgccaaaGAGAAGAGCTGTATGTGCAAGACAGGAAAATCTTAGTGGTTGACACTCCAGGACTGTTTGATACATCACTCAGTGAAAAACAATTGAAGGATGAAATTGAGAAGTGTATCTACAAATCTGCTCCTGGTCCTCATGTGTTTCTGCTGGTCATAAGACTGGACGAGAGATTCACAAAGGAACAGAGAAATGCAGTGAAATGGATTCAAGAGAACTTTGGAGAAGAAGCTGCTCATTACACCATCATTCTTTTTACTAGAGCTGATCTGATTGAAAACCCTATAAAGAACATTATGGGCACAGACACGATTACGGAGCTAGTCGGAAAATGTGCAGATAGATATCATGTTTTCAgtaacaaagatgaaaataatgaATCACAGCTCGCTGAACTGCTGAAGAAGATAGACAAAATGGTGATTAAGCAAGGAGGAATGCATTACACAAACGAGATGTACAAGGAAGCTCAGAGAAATATACAAATGAAGAAGGCAACCTTAGTGGGAACAGCTGTATTTGGTGCAGGAGCAGCAGTTGGAGGTATAGCACTGGCCACTGCTACTGGTGGAGTGGCACTACCTGCAGCTTTAATCATTGGAGGTGCTGCTGTTGCTGCAGGAGGAGCAAAATTTGCTGCCAGTAGAGATAAGTAG